From Drosophila nasuta strain 15112-1781.00 chromosome X, ASM2355853v1, whole genome shotgun sequence, one genomic window encodes:
- the LOC132796047 gene encoding hormone receptor 4 isoform X2, giving the protein MEPDPNGIKIEPTLDHHHQQQQQQQYATHVLAINGPNGRLLIDHQSALLVPLSTHQQQQLQLQQQQQQQQVQQQQQQQQQQQFQQQQQQHHHLQQQQFHQQQLQITLPAYSQPLSLKQQPPPTPLGPVSSVSSVSVNTQQQQQQQQHHQQQQQELQQQQQQQQQQQQHHQHQQRWNESPEARQRRLARNAERMRERRQRESEDEYRKRLLRNAEANRQRRQNESDIERAMRLVRNAARQRLRRAMESPDQRAKRLAKLAERMRMYRASETPDQRKIRLAEMAARARQRIASESVEERKERLRKLNDYAKKANVTASAPATININNNSSSPPAATVAAGDEHLVTAAATAAYQQHQAIEYMGQNMFITPGVGLRPTMQLKQEPQQQQQQQQQQQQQQQLQQQQQQPRYSLGAQQLIDGVAGGSGAAEAGSIFVQQIYGEEPGAGGGGKTGKLLQAHVPHFSIANPLEFYQHKYAKKQELQSGNETNDNSGSVSLAQNEAKVIVAAAEQQKTLKSGQTVAAGGATTTTTTTTQLYNQFPYLATFPAGSGGGGTTGTAAAAGATVVTNGTAAGTTTTTTTAYYPMYHNGFQLGIGPNAVPPPFTPVHFANVSGGSSPTATGTQQYNILTTAPAGTNPTLTVAAMQQDQQQQQQQQQVQQVQQQQQQQLVQEFPKMGRGRPRKTSLLTSHEDLKANTLLEQELNQMLAGPHLTGGGVGGGQRRGGRDQSHIHAHSTADGDGGGGGVVVVTTPAATSTPRRSAANKYETEEEKRVRLDKMAAHQRAVRANESPEQRTVRLQKLSERARLKRAQIRATENVEERKERLSKQAEYARLRRMRSHTPRNSSSTASAEFHAKTEDETNEQLYDNDTDGGDSFVVKSDSQLDGEGSNDQQLAALQLEQHELQQMTSTLQQQQQPHHEAIVINQQQQQRLVTLSQHQQGYSKLQTSASTGGGGGGAGGGGAASGTAENNDMLKILEPIIVMKTK; this is encoded by the exons ATGGAACCAGATCCCAATGGGATAAAGATAGAGCCGACACTTGATcaccatcatcagcagcagcagcaacaacaatacgcaACGCATGTGCTGGCAATTAACGGTCCAAATGGGCGGCTACTTATCGATCATCAGTCAGCGCTCTTGGTACCTTTATCGAcccatcagcagcaacaattgcaattgcaacagcagcagcagcagcaacaagtgcaacagcaacaacaacagcagcagcagcagcagttccaacaacagcagcaacaacatcatcatctacagcagcaacaatttcatcaacaacaattgcaaataacATTACCCGCTTATTCACAGCCCTTGTCACTGAAGCAACAACCGCCACCGACGCCCCTTGGTCCTGTCTCCAGCGTCAGTTCGGTGTCCgtcaacacacaacaacaacaacagcagcagcaacatcatcaacagcagcaacaggaacttcaacagcaacaacaacagcagcagcaacaacaacaacatcatcagcatcagcagcgtTGGAACGAGAGTCCTGAGGCACGACAGCGCCGCTTGGCACGCAATGCTGAAAGGATGCGAGAGCGACGACAGCGTGAAAGCGAAGACGAGTATCGCAAGCGTTTGTTGCGCAACGCCGAAGCAAATCGCCAGCGTCGGCAAAACGAATCCGATATCGAGCGCGCCATGCGTCTGGTGCGCAATGCCGCCCGTCAGCGTTTGCGGCGCGCCATGGAATCACCGGATCAGCGAGCAAAGCGCCTGGCCAAATTGGCCGAACGCATGCGTATGTATCGGGCGAGCGAGACGCCCGATCAGCGTAAGATTCGACTCGCTGAGATGGCGGCGAGAGCGCGTCAACGGATTGCCAGCGAATCGGTGGAGGAGCGCAAGGAAAGACTGAGAAAACTGAACGATTATGCGAAAAAG gCTAACGTGACTGCGTCCGCGCCTGCAaccatcaacatcaacaacaacagcagtagtCCACCAGCAGCCACTGTTGCAGCCGGTGATGAACATTTGGTGACTGCGGCCGCAACGGCAGCGTATCAACAGCATCAGGCCATCGAGTATATGGGACAGAATATGTTTATCACACCGGGCGTTGGATTGCGTCCCACCATGCAACTGAAGCAGgagccgcaacagcagcagcaacaacaacaacaacagcagcagcagcaacagctccaacaacaacagcagcagccacgcTATTCATTAGGCGCCCAGCAGCTGATCGATGGAGTTGCTGGTGGAAGTGGTGCAGCTGAAGCGGGCAGCATATTTGTGCAACAGATCTATGGCGAGGAGCCCGGAGCTGGTGGAGGGGGCAAAACTGGTAAATTGCTGCAGGCGCATGTGCCGCACTTTAGCATTGCCAATCCGCTCGAGTTCTATCAGCACAAATACGCTAAGAAGCAGGAACTTCAG TCTGGCAACGAGACGAACGATAACAGCGGGTCTGTTAGTCTGGCCCAGAACGAGGCCAAAGTGATTGTGGCCGCCGCCGAGCAGCAAAAGACACTGAAATCAGGACAAACCGTCGCCGCCGGTGgtgcaacgacaacaacaacgacgacgacacagCTCTACAATCAGTTTCCCTATCTGGCAACGTTTCCAGCCGGCAGCGGGGGCGGCGGTACAACGGGCaccgctgctgcagctggcgcCACCGTTGTGACAAATGGCACCGCCGCTggcacaacgacaacaacaacaaccgcctACTATCCCATGTATCACAATGGCTTCCAGTTGGGCATCGGACCGAATGCGGTGCCGCCGCCATTTACGCCGGTGCACTTTGCCAATGTCAGTGGCGGCAGCAGCCCAACGGCAACGGGGACGCAACAATACAACATCTTGACAACGGCGCCGGCGGGCACAAATCCCACGCTAACAGTTGCCGCCATGCAACAggatcagcagcaacaacaacagcagcagcaggtgcaacaggtgcaacaacagcagcagcaacaactggtGCAAGAATTTCCCAAAATGGGACGCGGCAGACCACGTAAAACGAGCCTGCTGACATCGCATGAGGATCTCAAGGCGAATACGCTGCTGGAACAGGAGCTCAATCAAATGCTCGCCGGTCCCCACCTAACAGGTGGAGGCGTCGGCGGGGGACAACGACGTGGCGGACGTGACCAGAGTCACATACATGCACATTCCACGGCAGATGGcgatggcggcggcggcggcgttgTCGTAGTGACAACGCCAGCAGCAACGTCAACGCCGCGACGCAGCGCTGCCAACAAATATGAAACGGAAGAGGAGAAACGTGTGCGTCTCGACAAAATGGCGGCTCATCAGCGAGCGGTGCGTGCCAATGAATCGCCCGAACAGCGAACAGTGCGCCTGCAAAAGTTGAGCGAACGTGCGCGCTTAAAGCGCGCTCAAATCAGAGCCACCGAAAACGTGGAGGAACGCAAAGAGCGATTGTCAAAGCAGGCGGAATACGCGCGCTTGCGACGCATGCGCAGCCATACGCCAAGGAATAGCAGCAGCACGGCGAGCGCTGAGTTTCATGCGAAAACCGAGGATGAGACGAATGAGCAGTTGTACGATAACGATACCGATGGTGGCGATAGTTTTGTAGTAAAAAGCGATTCGCAGTTGGATGGCGAGGGCTCCAACGATCAGCAATTAGCAGCgctgcagctggagcagcacGAGCTGCAGCAAATGACGAGCActctgcaacagcagcagcaaccgcatcACGAAGCCATTGTCatcaatcagcagcagcagcagcgactggTTACACTTAGTCAGCATCAGCAGGGATACAGTAAATTGCAGACGTCAGCTTCGACGGGTGGTGGCGGCGGAGGGGCAGGCGGTGGAGGTGCAGCCAGCGGCACAGCTGAGAACAATGATATGCTTAAGATACTCGAACCGATCATTGTCATGAAAACCAAATGA
- the LOC132796047 gene encoding ecdysone-induced protein 74EF isoform X1: MEPDPNGIKIEPTLDHHHQQQQQQQYATHVLAINGPNGRLLIDHQSALLVPLSTHQQQQLQLQQQQQQQQVQQQQQQQQQQQFQQQQQQHHHLQQQQFHQQQLQITLPAYSQPLSLKQQPPPTPLGPVSSVSSVSVNTQQQQQQQQHHQQQQQELQQQQQQQQQQQQHHQHQQRWNESPEARQRRLARNAERMRERRQRESEDEYRKRLLRNAEANRQRRQNESDIERAMRLVRNAARQRLRRAMESPDQRAKRLAKLAERMRMYRASETPDQRKIRLAEMAARARQRIASESVEERKERLRKLNDYAKKVREKKKIYKQVQHGVQLHGGVPPNSSSSSSTNSTTNSTNSLTQQQQQQQQQVLAVASAAAAAAAAAAAAAASAAGAAPNCNNEHNINLNQANVTASAPATININNNSSSPPAATVAAGDEHLVTAAATAAYQQHQAIEYMGQNMFITPGVGLRPTMQLKQEPQQQQQQQQQQQQQQQLQQQQQQPRYSLGAQQLIDGVAGGSGAAEAGSIFVQQIYGEEPGAGGGGKTGKLLQAHVPHFSIANPLEFYQHKYAKKQELQSGNETNDNSGSVSLAQNEAKVIVAAAEQQKTLKSGQTVAAGGATTTTTTTTQLYNQFPYLATFPAGSGGGGTTGTAAAAGATVVTNGTAAGTTTTTTTAYYPMYHNGFQLGIGPNAVPPPFTPVHFANVSGGSSPTATGTQQYNILTTAPAGTNPTLTVAAMQQDQQQQQQQQQVQQVQQQQQQQLVQEFPKMGRGRPRKTSLLTSHEDLKANTLLEQELNQMLAGPHLTGGGVGGGQRRGGRDQSHIHAHSTADGDGGGGGVVVVTTPAATSTPRRSAANKYETEEEKRVRLDKMAAHQRAVRANESPEQRTVRLQKLSERARLKRAQIRATENVEERKERLSKQAEYARLRRMRSHTPRNSSSTASAEFHAKTEDETNEQLYDNDTDGGDSFVVKSDSQLDGEGSNDQQLAALQLEQHELQQMTSTLQQQQQPHHEAIVINQQQQQRLVTLSQHQQGYSKLQTSASTGGGGGGAGGGGAASGTAENNDMLKILEPIIVMKTK, encoded by the exons ATGGAACCAGATCCCAATGGGATAAAGATAGAGCCGACACTTGATcaccatcatcagcagcagcagcaacaacaatacgcaACGCATGTGCTGGCAATTAACGGTCCAAATGGGCGGCTACTTATCGATCATCAGTCAGCGCTCTTGGTACCTTTATCGAcccatcagcagcaacaattgcaattgcaacagcagcagcagcagcaacaagtgcaacagcaacaacaacagcagcagcagcagcagttccaacaacagcagcaacaacatcatcatctacagcagcaacaatttcatcaacaacaattgcaaataacATTACCCGCTTATTCACAGCCCTTGTCACTGAAGCAACAACCGCCACCGACGCCCCTTGGTCCTGTCTCCAGCGTCAGTTCGGTGTCCgtcaacacacaacaacaacaacagcagcagcaacatcatcaacagcagcaacaggaacttcaacagcaacaacaacagcagcagcaacaacaacaacatcatcagcatcagcagcgtTGGAACGAGAGTCCTGAGGCACGACAGCGCCGCTTGGCACGCAATGCTGAAAGGATGCGAGAGCGACGACAGCGTGAAAGCGAAGACGAGTATCGCAAGCGTTTGTTGCGCAACGCCGAAGCAAATCGCCAGCGTCGGCAAAACGAATCCGATATCGAGCGCGCCATGCGTCTGGTGCGCAATGCCGCCCGTCAGCGTTTGCGGCGCGCCATGGAATCACCGGATCAGCGAGCAAAGCGCCTGGCCAAATTGGCCGAACGCATGCGTATGTATCGGGCGAGCGAGACGCCCGATCAGCGTAAGATTCGACTCGCTGAGATGGCGGCGAGAGCGCGTCAACGGATTGCCAGCGAATCGGTGGAGGAGCGCAAGGAAAGACTGAGAAAACTGAACGATTATGCGAAAAAGGtcagagaaaagaaaaagatataCAAACAGGTGCAGCATGGCGTGCAATTGCATGGCGGCGTGCCACCGAATTCGTCGTCCTCATCATCGACCAATTCGACCACCAATTCCACCAATTCACTcacccagcagcagcagcaacagcagcagcaagtgctaGCTGTGGCTTCAGCcgcagcagcggctgctgctgccgccgccgccgctgctgcctcCGCAGCTGGCGCAGCGCCCAATTGTAATAATGAgcataatattaatttaaatcaggCTAACGTGACTGCGTCCGCGCCTGCAaccatcaacatcaacaacaacagcagtagtCCACCAGCAGCCACTGTTGCAGCCGGTGATGAACATTTGGTGACTGCGGCCGCAACGGCAGCGTATCAACAGCATCAGGCCATCGAGTATATGGGACAGAATATGTTTATCACACCGGGCGTTGGATTGCGTCCCACCATGCAACTGAAGCAGgagccgcaacagcagcagcaacaacaacaacaacagcagcagcagcaacagctccaacaacaacagcagcagccacgcTATTCATTAGGCGCCCAGCAGCTGATCGATGGAGTTGCTGGTGGAAGTGGTGCAGCTGAAGCGGGCAGCATATTTGTGCAACAGATCTATGGCGAGGAGCCCGGAGCTGGTGGAGGGGGCAAAACTGGTAAATTGCTGCAGGCGCATGTGCCGCACTTTAGCATTGCCAATCCGCTCGAGTTCTATCAGCACAAATACGCTAAGAAGCAGGAACTTCAG TCTGGCAACGAGACGAACGATAACAGCGGGTCTGTTAGTCTGGCCCAGAACGAGGCCAAAGTGATTGTGGCCGCCGCCGAGCAGCAAAAGACACTGAAATCAGGACAAACCGTCGCCGCCGGTGgtgcaacgacaacaacaacgacgacgacacagCTCTACAATCAGTTTCCCTATCTGGCAACGTTTCCAGCCGGCAGCGGGGGCGGCGGTACAACGGGCaccgctgctgcagctggcgcCACCGTTGTGACAAATGGCACCGCCGCTggcacaacgacaacaacaacaaccgcctACTATCCCATGTATCACAATGGCTTCCAGTTGGGCATCGGACCGAATGCGGTGCCGCCGCCATTTACGCCGGTGCACTTTGCCAATGTCAGTGGCGGCAGCAGCCCAACGGCAACGGGGACGCAACAATACAACATCTTGACAACGGCGCCGGCGGGCACAAATCCCACGCTAACAGTTGCCGCCATGCAACAggatcagcagcaacaacaacagcagcagcaggtgcaacaggtgcaacaacagcagcagcaacaactggtGCAAGAATTTCCCAAAATGGGACGCGGCAGACCACGTAAAACGAGCCTGCTGACATCGCATGAGGATCTCAAGGCGAATACGCTGCTGGAACAGGAGCTCAATCAAATGCTCGCCGGTCCCCACCTAACAGGTGGAGGCGTCGGCGGGGGACAACGACGTGGCGGACGTGACCAGAGTCACATACATGCACATTCCACGGCAGATGGcgatggcggcggcggcggcgttgTCGTAGTGACAACGCCAGCAGCAACGTCAACGCCGCGACGCAGCGCTGCCAACAAATATGAAACGGAAGAGGAGAAACGTGTGCGTCTCGACAAAATGGCGGCTCATCAGCGAGCGGTGCGTGCCAATGAATCGCCCGAACAGCGAACAGTGCGCCTGCAAAAGTTGAGCGAACGTGCGCGCTTAAAGCGCGCTCAAATCAGAGCCACCGAAAACGTGGAGGAACGCAAAGAGCGATTGTCAAAGCAGGCGGAATACGCGCGCTTGCGACGCATGCGCAGCCATACGCCAAGGAATAGCAGCAGCACGGCGAGCGCTGAGTTTCATGCGAAAACCGAGGATGAGACGAATGAGCAGTTGTACGATAACGATACCGATGGTGGCGATAGTTTTGTAGTAAAAAGCGATTCGCAGTTGGATGGCGAGGGCTCCAACGATCAGCAATTAGCAGCgctgcagctggagcagcacGAGCTGCAGCAAATGACGAGCActctgcaacagcagcagcaaccgcatcACGAAGCCATTGTCatcaatcagcagcagcagcagcgactggTTACACTTAGTCAGCATCAGCAGGGATACAGTAAATTGCAGACGTCAGCTTCGACGGGTGGTGGCGGCGGAGGGGCAGGCGGTGGAGGTGCAGCCAGCGGCACAGCTGAGAACAATGATATGCTTAAGATACTCGAACCGATCATTGTCATGAAAACCAAATGA
- the LOC132796074 gene encoding putative uncharacterized protein DDB_G0277255 — MSAGVGGGGGSITTDHHSRLYFLNSPTTTPLSGRDPFFIKPEYLNYENPMHHLYPSNRGLIEYNNYTTTVAAAAAASASTGVAAAAAAAAAAAAAVSSSNSASNNNNNSSSSNSNNNNNNSSSNNNNNNNSSSTANNSSNNNNNSSSNNSNNNSENFQPQQQQHHHPQHTQHPHQHPQQQQQHQQHQQQQHSQQQQQQQQQQHPLHHHLSSGIVVTGVALGHQSSRAQKAARRRSNESVEARERRLERNAARMRDKRSKESEAEYRLRLAKNAEANRVRRQNENEVQRTLRLMKNAARQRLRRASESSDERKKRLAKAAERMRVARASAPKVIKPPLEDRLKGY, encoded by the coding sequence ATGTCCGCGGGCGTCGGCGGCGGCGGAGGCAGCATAACGACAGATCATCACAGCCGCTTATATTTCCTCAATtcgccaacaacaacgccGCTGAGCGGTCGCGATCCGTTCTTCATCAAACCGGAATACCTCAACTATGAGAATCCCATGCACCATTTGTATCCGAGCAATCGGGGACTTATAgaatataacaattatacgACAACAGTTgcggccgctgctgctgcctcagcGAGTACaggcgtcgctgctgctgccgctgccgccgctgcagccgctgctgccgttAGTAGCAGTAACagtgccagcaacaacaacaacaatagtagtagtagtaacagtaacaataacaataataacagcagtagtaacaacaataataataataacagcagcagtactgctaataacagcagcaacaacaacaacaacagcagtagcaataacagcaacaataacagtgAGAACTtccagccacaacaacaacaacatcatcatccgCAGCATACGCAGCATCCGCATCAACatccgcagcagcagcagcaacaccaacaacatcagcagcagcagcattcacaacaacaacaacagcaacaacaacaacagcatcccCTGCATCATCATTTGTCCAGCGGCATCGTTGTCACCGGCGTCGCACTTGGCCATCAATCGTCGCGTGCCCAGAAAGCAGCGAGACGACGCAGCAACGAATCTGTCGAGGCACGCGAACGTCGCTTGGAACGGAACGCGGCGAGAATGCGGGACAAGCGTTCGAAGGAATCCGAGGCGGAGTATCGATTGCGTTTGGCAAAAAATGCGGAGGCGAATCGCGTGCGAcgccaaaacgaaaacgaagtACAAAGAACCCTAAGACTGATGAAGAATGCGGCCAGGCAGCGTTTGCGACGCGCCAGCGAATCGAGCGATGAGCGTAAAAAGCGTTTGGCCAAAGCAGCCGAAAGGATGCGTGTGGCGCGTGCTTCGGCGCCCAAGGTCATTAAGCCGCCGCTTGAGGATCGCCTAAAGGGCTACTAA